Proteins encoded in a region of the Atopobium sp. oral taxon 416 genome:
- a CDS encoding U32 family peptidase, translating to MAENHPLELLAPAGGPEPFAAALAAGADAIYCGFGNDFNARRNADNFDDESFEAACRAAHLVGVKVYVTVNVVIKTEEMPKVLGVIRRAWLLGADAFIIQDWGLIAEVRRTWPEMEVHVSTQANVHDARGVEWCRKLGVTRVTLSRELSLKEMKTIARVGVPLEVFGHGALCFCYSGLCMLSSLSGGRSANRGMCAQPCRLPYTLVDEDGKVRSPKGNTRALCPKDYCTFDDLKELEKAGVSSLKIEGRMKAPDYVYAVTSAYRAQLDDADSNRKPTAEEEAQRKRRLKRSFNRGFTDGYLRGIHDNSMMSYARSNNRGELVGEVVDSHRLEDTLVRRGGSNGGRRRNRHLSQASVTIKLNEPVQQGDLLEIRPQDNPSQFLTAYARNDAPAGTDIEVKTTRVIEKGSLVRVIRSKSALDKAQEALHEQITRKRPVSVEISAHLGQPFRVTLTTEDGITATAEGFVVEKARTKAVAKEELIEHVCRMGQTPFEPTKVSCELDPGCGMGFSAVHKVRAQACEALIANILKPYTSRAEHTALVPHAWRIQERLREVRSTHDIQDPLSVGPIEAEISATVATPECAQAALKAGADVLFVRTDDLTQGEWPEGIIPIADEVCREMDHTRIDPAIQPGKRVLVGNVSELALSQERGALAEVRQLIPVHNESALVALEQAGAEGFWFSPELTLEELKALTKLASVPCGLVVSGRTRAMTSEHCILQVADQCIHDCAHCKLRQERLSLKDIDGQELPVRTNLQGRSHLYAANPLDATPQIPELYQVGMRRFMADATLLTPQETKFAVARVVRAVHAAQAGRAVALREQGANSGHLFVGIG from the coding sequence ATGGCTGAGAATCATCCATTAGAGCTGCTTGCCCCGGCAGGCGGCCCTGAGCCGTTTGCAGCTGCCCTGGCTGCGGGTGCCGATGCAATTTACTGTGGCTTCGGCAACGATTTCAATGCCCGGCGCAATGCGGACAACTTCGACGACGAGAGTTTCGAAGCTGCCTGCCGGGCTGCCCATCTCGTGGGCGTCAAAGTCTATGTGACCGTCAACGTCGTAATCAAAACTGAAGAGATGCCCAAGGTATTAGGAGTCATCCGCCGTGCCTGGTTGCTCGGTGCCGATGCCTTCATCATTCAGGACTGGGGCTTGATTGCCGAAGTCAGGCGCACCTGGCCCGAGATGGAGGTCCATGTCTCGACGCAGGCCAATGTGCACGACGCCCGGGGCGTTGAGTGGTGCAGGAAACTCGGCGTCACCCGGGTGACGCTTTCCCGTGAGCTGAGCCTGAAAGAGATGAAGACGATCGCGCGGGTCGGCGTGCCGCTTGAGGTCTTTGGGCACGGTGCTCTGTGCTTCTGCTATTCTGGCCTCTGTATGCTTTCAAGTCTCTCGGGTGGCAGATCCGCCAACCGTGGTATGTGCGCGCAGCCCTGCCGGCTGCCCTATACCTTGGTGGATGAGGACGGGAAGGTCCGTTCTCCCAAGGGCAACACCCGTGCCCTTTGCCCGAAGGATTACTGCACCTTTGATGACCTGAAGGAGCTGGAGAAGGCCGGAGTCTCCTCGCTCAAGATCGAGGGACGTATGAAAGCCCCGGACTATGTCTATGCAGTCACGAGTGCCTACCGAGCACAGCTGGATGACGCCGATAGCAACAGAAAGCCTACTGCTGAGGAGGAAGCGCAGCGCAAGCGGCGCCTCAAACGGTCCTTCAACCGGGGCTTTACCGACGGCTACCTCAGAGGCATCCACGATAATTCGATGATGAGCTACGCTCGCTCCAACAACCGGGGCGAGCTCGTAGGGGAGGTTGTAGACTCCCACCGCCTGGAGGATACCCTCGTGAGAAGGGGTGGCTCCAATGGGGGACGCCGCCGCAATCGACATCTCTCCCAGGCCTCAGTGACCATTAAGCTGAATGAACCGGTCCAGCAGGGTGACTTGCTCGAGATCAGACCCCAGGATAATCCCTCACAGTTCCTGACTGCCTATGCGCGCAACGACGCGCCGGCAGGGACCGACATTGAGGTCAAGACGACACGGGTGATTGAGAAGGGGTCGCTGGTTCGAGTGATCCGCTCCAAGAGTGCACTTGATAAAGCGCAGGAGGCGCTGCATGAACAGATCACCCGTAAGCGCCCAGTCTCTGTGGAGATCTCCGCCCACCTGGGGCAACCCTTCCGCGTGACGCTCACGACGGAGGACGGCATCACTGCCACTGCTGAAGGTTTTGTTGTGGAAAAGGCACGCACTAAAGCGGTGGCTAAAGAAGAGCTGATCGAGCATGTCTGTCGGATGGGACAGACTCCCTTTGAGCCTACGAAAGTGAGCTGTGAGCTCGATCCTGGCTGCGGTATGGGCTTCTCTGCAGTGCACAAGGTGCGCGCACAGGCTTGTGAGGCTTTGATTGCCAACATTTTGAAGCCCTATACGAGCCGGGCAGAACACACTGCTTTGGTCCCTCATGCCTGGAGAATACAGGAACGGTTGCGTGAAGTACGGAGTACTCATGATATTCAAGATCCCCTCAGTGTGGGCCCTATTGAGGCAGAAATCTCCGCTACGGTTGCTACACCTGAGTGCGCTCAAGCCGCGCTTAAAGCGGGGGCAGACGTCCTCTTTGTCAGGACTGATGATCTGACACAGGGGGAGTGGCCCGAAGGCATAATCCCGATAGCAGATGAAGTGTGTCGCGAGATGGACCATACACGGATCGATCCGGCGATACAGCCGGGTAAGCGGGTGCTTGTCGGCAATGTCTCTGAGCTTGCGTTGTCGCAGGAACGCGGTGCGCTCGCCGAAGTACGCCAGCTGATCCCGGTGCACAATGAATCTGCCCTGGTAGCACTTGAGCAGGCGGGAGCAGAAGGGTTCTGGTTCTCGCCGGAGCTCACCTTAGAGGAGCTCAAGGCCCTCACTAAGCTGGCTTCGGTTCCCTGTGGGCTTGTCGTTTCAGGCAGGACAAGGGCAATGACGAGCGAACACTGCATTCTGCAGGTAGCGGACCAGTGCATCCACGACTGTGCGCACTGCAAGCTTCGGCAGGAGCGGCTCTCGCTCAAGGATATCGACGGGCAGGAACTGCCGGTAAGGACAAACCTTCAGGGCAGAAGTCACCTCTATGCGGCAAATCCGCTCGATGCTACTCCACAGATTCCGGAGCTCTACCAGGTTGGCATGAGAAGATTTATGGCGGATGCAACGCTTCTGACTCCACAGGAAACCAAGTTTGCGGTCGCGCGCGTTGTCCGCGCGGTACATGCTGCGCAGGCGGGTAGAGCTGTCGCACTACGCGAACAGGGCGCCAACTCAGGTCATCTTTTCGTCGGAATTGGCTAG
- the tyrS gene encoding tyrosine--tRNA ligase gives MPPVDEQLKVITSGTMQIVPLDELKEKLKRGKPLNIKLGVDPTSPDLHLGHAVPLRKMRQFQDLGHHVTLIIGDGTALIGDPSGRDSTRPPLTEEQVNENAKTYVAQAMKILNPEKTRIVHNGDWIKPMKLDQLLGLLSKFNVARILEREDFHKRYEAGLPIALHEFIYPVLQAYDSVMVKADVEMGGNDQIFNLLAGRDLMRDERMEPQVVLTMPLLVGLDGVKKMSKSYKNYVGLTDPADDMYGKLMSIKDELVPTYFRLCSTCSIDCIDEIDQSFKEGTADPYALKRELARNICDLYHGSGAGKKAEEAFDAQFKRNEVPEDIPEFPVSLAAVNGRGEVYLAKLLVDVKIAQSTGEARRLIDGGSVKIDGKKIAPKFYNVDPSLFQGQTILQSGKKRWARLV, from the coding sequence ATGCCGCCAGTCGACGAACAGCTGAAAGTTATCACTTCGGGCACCATGCAGATCGTGCCGTTGGATGAGCTGAAAGAGAAGCTCAAGCGGGGCAAGCCGCTGAACATCAAGTTGGGCGTCGACCCGACGAGTCCGGATCTGCACCTCGGCCATGCAGTGCCGCTGCGCAAGATGCGTCAGTTCCAGGATCTGGGGCACCACGTCACGTTGATCATCGGCGATGGTACCGCCCTGATCGGTGACCCTTCAGGCCGTGACTCTACCCGTCCGCCGCTGACGGAGGAGCAGGTCAACGAAAATGCGAAGACCTACGTGGCACAGGCCATGAAGATCCTGAATCCGGAGAAGACCAGGATCGTGCACAATGGGGACTGGATCAAGCCGATGAAGCTGGACCAGCTCTTGGGGTTGCTATCCAAGTTCAACGTCGCACGCATCCTCGAGCGTGAGGATTTCCACAAGCGCTATGAGGCAGGGCTTCCGATTGCGCTGCACGAGTTCATCTACCCAGTCCTTCAGGCTTACGATTCCGTGATGGTCAAGGCTGACGTGGAGATGGGAGGCAACGACCAGATCTTCAACCTGCTTGCAGGCCGTGACCTGATGCGCGATGAGAGGATGGAGCCGCAGGTGGTGCTGACCATGCCGCTCTTGGTAGGCCTCGACGGCGTCAAGAAGATGTCCAAGTCCTATAAGAACTATGTAGGTCTCACCGATCCTGCCGACGATATGTACGGTAAGCTCATGTCCATCAAAGATGAGCTCGTCCCGACTTACTTCAGACTGTGCTCTACCTGCTCCATCGACTGCATCGACGAGATCGATCAGAGCTTCAAAGAGGGCACTGCTGATCCGTATGCTCTCAAGCGTGAGCTCGCACGCAACATCTGCGACCTCTATCACGGCTCCGGTGCCGGCAAGAAAGCTGAGGAGGCCTTCGACGCGCAGTTCAAGCGCAATGAGGTTCCTGAGGATATCCCGGAGTTTCCGGTGAGCTTGGCTGCTGTCAACGGTAGGGGAGAGGTGTATCTGGCAAAGCTTCTAGTCGATGTGAAGATCGCCCAGTCCACCGGTGAAGCCCGCCGCCTGATCGATGGAGGCTCCGTCAAGATTGATGGTAAGAAGATTGCTCCGAAGTTCTACAACGTCGACCCCTCACTCTTCCAGGGTCAGACCATCCTGCAGTCCGGCAAAAAGCGTTGGGCAAGGCTTGTCTAA
- a CDS encoding transglycosylase domain-containing protein produces MGIRTRRARKHSKTHAVALSIAGIFGFIALLLIALAISGTQLVNSWLQDLPDYTSAGAYLSSEPTEIYDANNTLIAEFYQQNRRNVDENQISPYVLKGIVDTEDIRFYQHNGVDPQGILRAVAVQLGGGSEGGSTITQQLVRNTVLSDEQFDYSLRRKVREAYIAIQMEKQYTKDQILTMYLNTVYFGHSAYGIEAASLTYFNKHASDLTLSEAATLCGLPQSPSTYDPTQNYDAALDRRNTVLDHMLTAGDISQEEHDAAQAEPITINEGSVGMDSSGTYPYWTDYIRDQLSQDFDQDTIYKGGLRVYTTLDPNMQRAAETAVANQISSSGNSRLDSALVAIDPQTGYIKAMVGGKDYNSDQFNVAAYGERQPGSSFKTITLTTAINQGMNPNIVLNCNSPQQVTPTWCVENYHNNQYGIISLARATELSSNTAYAQVAVTVGADNIVQTAKDLGIDEDIPVVPSITLGAAGVPPLQMAEAYATLASGGVHRNPVAITKIEDRNGNSVYEHQDDGQQVEDTSTTWAVTQVLEGVVQNGTAAQPLRRLSINQPVAGKTGTSENDRDLWMIGYTPKLSVAVWCGYRNDNGDMVTINGAEGWPGVSSVPIFVNFLNTALANTPRQEFATAAAPNYKDNSSWSIAVSGGSSSSNSRSGKSRRSKTSTTTSNNQDSSSTTEQTSANANATETTASSTTEQNTDRTTTTEQNTDRTTTTEQNTSTEKTTSDTTNTNDNNSGAEGD; encoded by the coding sequence ATGGGCATTCGCACACGGCGCGCTCGCAAACATTCTAAAACCCATGCCGTAGCTCTTAGCATTGCCGGCATCTTCGGTTTTATCGCGCTGCTTCTGATCGCGCTGGCGATCTCAGGTACACAGCTGGTCAACTCCTGGCTTCAGGACTTGCCAGACTACACCTCGGCTGGTGCGTACCTCTCATCTGAGCCGACTGAGATTTACGACGCAAACAACACCCTGATCGCTGAGTTCTATCAGCAGAATCGCAGAAACGTCGACGAGAACCAGATCTCCCCCTACGTGCTCAAGGGCATCGTGGACACCGAAGACATCCGGTTCTATCAGCACAACGGCGTCGACCCCCAGGGCATTCTGCGTGCTGTAGCAGTCCAGCTCGGCGGCGGATCCGAAGGCGGCTCCACTATCACCCAGCAGCTGGTCAGAAACACGGTCCTCTCCGATGAGCAGTTCGACTACTCACTGCGCCGTAAGGTCCGTGAGGCCTATATCGCAATCCAGATGGAAAAGCAGTACACGAAGGATCAGATCCTCACGATGTATCTGAATACCGTGTATTTCGGCCACTCCGCTTACGGTATCGAAGCAGCTTCCCTCACCTACTTCAATAAGCACGCCAGCGACCTGACCCTGTCTGAGGCAGCCACGCTCTGCGGCCTTCCACAGTCCCCTTCGACCTATGACCCTACCCAGAACTACGATGCGGCCCTTGACCGCAGAAACACTGTCCTGGACCATATGCTTACTGCAGGCGATATCTCCCAGGAGGAGCACGACGCCGCACAAGCTGAACCGATCACGATCAACGAGGGCTCAGTGGGTATGGACTCAAGCGGCACCTACCCCTATTGGACAGACTATATCCGCGACCAGCTCTCCCAGGACTTCGACCAGGACACCATCTACAAAGGTGGCCTGCGTGTCTACACGACGCTTGACCCGAACATGCAGCGGGCAGCCGAGACCGCAGTCGCAAACCAGATCAGCTCGAGCGGTAACTCCCGCCTCGACTCTGCGCTGGTAGCGATCGACCCTCAGACCGGCTACATCAAGGCTATGGTCGGCGGCAAGGATTACAACTCCGACCAGTTCAATGTCGCAGCCTACGGTGAACGTCAGCCGGGTTCCTCATTCAAGACCATCACCTTAACGACGGCGATCAACCAGGGCATGAACCCCAATATCGTCCTGAACTGCAACTCCCCGCAGCAGGTCACCCCGACCTGGTGCGTTGAGAACTACCACAACAACCAGTACGGCATCATCTCGCTCGCCCGTGCAACGGAGCTCTCCTCCAATACTGCCTATGCACAGGTGGCGGTCACGGTTGGTGCCGACAACATCGTGCAGACCGCAAAGGATCTCGGTATCGACGAGGACATCCCCGTCGTCCCCTCCATCACCCTGGGCGCGGCTGGCGTTCCGCCCCTGCAGATGGCTGAGGCCTATGCGACTCTCGCTTCCGGTGGCGTCCACAGAAACCCGGTCGCGATTACCAAGATCGAGGACAGAAACGGCAATTCCGTCTATGAGCACCAGGACGACGGTCAGCAGGTTGAGGACACCTCAACCACCTGGGCAGTCACCCAGGTTCTCGAGGGTGTGGTCCAGAACGGCACCGCTGCGCAGCCGCTGAGAAGGCTCTCGATCAACCAACCGGTCGCCGGCAAGACGGGCACCTCTGAGAATGACCGTGACCTGTGGATGATCGGTTATACCCCAAAGCTCTCTGTGGCGGTGTGGTGCGGTTACAGAAACGATAACGGCGACATGGTCACCATCAACGGTGCTGAGGGTTGGCCAGGCGTCAGCTCGGTTCCTATCTTCGTCAACTTCCTGAACACTGCACTCGCCAACACCCCGCGGCAGGAATTTGCGACGGCAGCGGCGCCGAACTACAAGGACAACTCCAGCTGGAGCATCGCTGTGAGCGGCGGCAGCTCTTCGAGCAACTCCCGTTCAGGAAAGTCGAGACGGTCCAAGACCTCCACGACGACATCCAACAACCAGGATTCAAGTTCGACCACCGAGCAGACTTCTGCGAACGCGAACGCGACCGAGACAACGGCGTCCTCGACGACCGAGCAGAATACTGACCGGACTACTACGACCGAGCAGAACACTGACCGGACTACTACGACCGAGCAGAACACCTCAACGGAAAAGACGACGTCCGATACGACGAATACGAACGATAACAACAGCGGAGCAGAAGGCGATTAG
- a CDS encoding phospho-sugar mutase, producing MLEPEVQKRVEEWQKNCAEPDLKEELDQLIADKEDDKLNDAFYRNLEFGTAGLRGTLGVGTNRMNVYVVAQATQGVANYLNAHYDKPSLAIARDSRLKGEDFQKVAAGVLAANGIHVYVYPRIEPVPTLSFAVRYLHTSAGIVLTASHNPAQYNGYKVYNDNGGQIANEAADEISASIAKTPMFGAVKMMNFDEGLKQGLIEWTPEEVLDTFIAAVKKVSIPGFKADPSYSIVYTPLNGTGMECVSRILKEIGVENVTVVPEQAKPDGRFPTCKYPNPEFREALQLALDLAEKVKPNLVVATDPDADRMGTAIPHDGEYKLLTGNEMGVLLMDWLCKMAKDRGEDPKQKVAVSTIVSSVMPDALAREYGFEMRRVLTGFKYIGDQIDQLRAEGEEDRFLMGFEESYGYLVGTHVRDKDAIVAVEMCVEMASYYADRDMDLYEAMEALYKKFGYYLNGTVNAGFPGESGAARMAQIMNNLREHPLAEIAGYKVTGVTDFAKGVEMPRVSGLQKEAPQKLPPANVIEFRLEGDNKVIFRPSGTEPKVKAYLFSKGAARTEAESIRSKLQRAAENILK from the coding sequence ATGCTGGAACCTGAAGTTCAGAAGAGAGTGGAAGAGTGGCAGAAGAATTGCGCTGAGCCGGATCTGAAAGAAGAGCTCGATCAGCTTATCGCAGATAAAGAAGACGATAAGCTCAACGATGCATTCTACCGCAATCTTGAGTTTGGCACCGCAGGCCTTCGCGGCACGCTCGGCGTTGGCACCAACCGCATGAATGTCTACGTTGTGGCACAGGCGACTCAGGGCGTCGCAAACTATCTGAACGCCCACTATGACAAGCCGTCGCTGGCAATCGCGCGTGACTCCCGCCTCAAGGGCGAGGACTTCCAGAAGGTCGCTGCAGGTGTCCTAGCTGCTAACGGCATCCACGTCTACGTCTATCCGCGCATTGAGCCGGTACCGACCCTGTCCTTCGCGGTCCGCTATCTCCACACCTCGGCCGGCATCGTACTGACCGCCTCCCACAACCCGGCGCAGTACAACGGCTACAAGGTCTACAACGACAACGGCGGACAGATCGCCAATGAGGCTGCAGACGAGATCTCCGCTTCCATCGCTAAGACCCCGATGTTCGGCGCCGTCAAGATGATGAACTTCGATGAGGGCCTGAAGCAGGGTCTGATCGAGTGGACACCGGAAGAGGTCCTCGATACCTTTATCGCAGCCGTCAAGAAGGTCTCCATCCCCGGATTCAAGGCGGATCCGTCCTATTCAATCGTCTATACGCCGCTCAATGGCACCGGTATGGAGTGTGTGAGCCGTATCCTCAAGGAGATCGGCGTTGAGAACGTGACGGTGGTCCCCGAGCAGGCAAAGCCGGATGGCCGCTTCCCGACCTGCAAGTACCCGAATCCTGAGTTCCGTGAGGCGCTGCAGCTGGCGCTGGATCTGGCTGAGAAAGTCAAGCCGAACTTGGTTGTCGCAACTGACCCGGATGCCGACCGTATGGGTACCGCAATCCCGCACGACGGCGAGTACAAGCTCCTGACCGGCAACGAGATGGGCGTTCTGCTGATGGACTGGCTGTGCAAGATGGCAAAGGACCGCGGCGAGGATCCGAAGCAGAAGGTCGCCGTGTCCACGATCGTCTCCTCAGTGATGCCGGATGCTCTGGCCCGTGAGTATGGCTTTGAGATGCGCCGCGTCCTCACCGGCTTCAAGTACATCGGCGACCAGATCGATCAGCTCAGGGCTGAGGGCGAAGAAGACCGCTTCCTGATGGGCTTTGAGGAGTCCTACGGTTATCTGGTCGGTACGCACGTACGCGACAAGGATGCAATTGTCGCCGTCGAGATGTGCGTTGAGATGGCCTCCTACTATGCAGACCGCGACATGGACCTCTACGAGGCAATGGAGGCCCTCTACAAGAAGTTTGGCTACTACCTTAACGGTACCGTCAACGCTGGCTTCCCGGGCGAGTCCGGTGCGGCACGTATGGCTCAGATCATGAACAACCTGCGTGAGCATCCGCTGGCGGAGATCGCAGGCTACAAGGTCACCGGCGTCACCGACTTCGCTAAGGGTGTCGAGATGCCGCGCGTCTCCGGGTTGCAGAAAGAGGCTCCGCAGAAGCTGCCGCCTGCGAACGTTATCGAGTTCAGACTCGAGGGCGACAACAAGGTTATCTTCCGTCCTTCCGGTACCGAGCCGAAGGTCAAGGCATATCTGTTCAGCAAGGGTGCAGCCCGCACTGAGGCAGAGTCCATCCGCTCCAAGCTCCAGCGTGCAGCAGAGAATATCCTGAAGTAA
- the rlmKL gene encoding bifunctional 23S rRNA (guanine(2069)-N(7))-methyltransferase RlmK/23S rRNA (guanine(2445)-N(2))-methyltransferase RlmL, whose translation MEFYATCPAGFEQLLAQELRSCGIHTARPLQGQVAFTGTLEDGYRACLWSGLASRIVAVIARVKASTADELYESLSQIPWEEHIPTDTRLTIEAHGTTAEIRNTQYLALRTKDALSDRIFSKTGIKIQTDTARPTLRVAIRLQKTHATIGIDLTGEALFKRDYLPKRSAQNTLVPLRPDYARALLDTAGWFHTVRHDNPTLFILFSGAGTIAAEAIRQAQDRASGLDRTAWGFTGWLGHQESVWNALVREAQERAEAGAERTVNLIAFDTRPEAGLALQQSLTRENLQAKPIFFRPQRVAHGLEKALTYAHNLNCVADLSWLDPNAKASCVSTLLQARQIFTYVPSDTGCAVLSAEADLSSIMGNNPTSEQELLQGNQHTELSAYTLHNKPDTKTVRLNDGTTLPAFLDNSQQFSKRLEKVSKARARWAQREDVSCYRVYDADLPDYSASIELYQGLQKGRWLQISEYVAPKGIDQDLAQQRLWDMVTIAPRVLHVSPENTYLKRRKRAKGGSQYVDQAKKTPQRIYYSRKKGILLPEGSHLIDEGGLTFEVNFTNHLDCGIFLDHRDTRAMIREMAKKTKGSKRFLNLFAYTGTATCYAADGDMHHTTSVDMSKPSLAWAKRNMERNGFTGPDHQYIQADILQWIHEQRRTKNRWDLIFADVPTFSNSSRMHHSWDVQRDHAEFLITLSRLLTHDGICVFSCNLRSFKPNVAALEKADVSIHDITPDTIPDDFARNPRIHHCYLVRHIKR comes from the coding sequence ATGGAATTTTATGCGACCTGCCCGGCAGGCTTTGAACAGCTTTTGGCCCAGGAACTGCGCTCCTGCGGTATACACACTGCACGGCCACTCCAGGGACAGGTAGCATTTACCGGGACCCTTGAGGACGGTTACCGCGCCTGCCTCTGGTCAGGGCTGGCCTCCCGTATTGTAGCGGTGATCGCCCGCGTCAAGGCTTCCACTGCAGACGAGCTGTACGAGAGTCTCTCTCAAATCCCCTGGGAAGAGCACATCCCCACAGACACCCGTCTTACAATCGAAGCGCATGGCACCACCGCAGAGATCAGAAACACGCAGTATCTGGCATTAAGAACGAAAGATGCTCTGAGTGATCGGATCTTCTCCAAAACCGGCATCAAGATCCAAACCGATACAGCGCGCCCAACCCTGCGCGTAGCGATCCGCTTGCAGAAGACGCATGCCACGATCGGGATCGACCTCACCGGCGAAGCGCTCTTTAAGCGGGACTATCTGCCTAAGCGCTCCGCCCAGAACACCTTAGTGCCGCTGCGTCCCGACTATGCCCGGGCACTCCTCGACACCGCTGGGTGGTTCCACACGGTCCGCCACGACAACCCAACGCTCTTTATCCTGTTCAGTGGCGCCGGCACGATCGCGGCAGAAGCCATCAGACAGGCACAGGACAGAGCCTCAGGGCTCGACCGCACCGCCTGGGGATTCACGGGTTGGCTCGGACACCAGGAGTCTGTCTGGAACGCACTTGTGAGAGAAGCCCAGGAACGCGCTGAAGCAGGAGCTGAACGTACCGTTAACCTCATTGCCTTCGACACACGGCCGGAAGCAGGACTTGCGTTACAGCAGAGCCTGACACGGGAAAACCTGCAGGCAAAACCAATCTTCTTCAGACCACAGAGGGTAGCGCATGGGCTCGAGAAAGCGCTCACCTATGCCCACAACCTCAACTGTGTAGCAGACCTGTCCTGGCTCGATCCGAATGCGAAGGCATCTTGTGTGTCCACCTTGCTGCAGGCCAGACAGATATTCACCTACGTGCCCTCAGATACTGGCTGTGCCGTACTCTCCGCTGAAGCGGATCTCTCAAGCATCATGGGAAACAATCCTACCTCAGAGCAGGAACTGCTCCAGGGCAACCAGCACACAGAGCTCAGTGCCTATACCTTACACAACAAACCGGATACCAAAACAGTGCGCCTCAACGACGGCACGACCCTACCGGCCTTTCTCGATAACTCCCAGCAGTTCTCCAAGCGCTTGGAAAAAGTGTCAAAAGCACGCGCGAGGTGGGCTCAGCGGGAGGATGTGAGCTGCTATCGCGTCTACGATGCAGATCTGCCTGATTACTCCGCCTCAATCGAGCTCTATCAGGGACTGCAGAAGGGACGCTGGCTCCAGATCTCCGAATATGTCGCCCCGAAGGGCATCGATCAGGACCTGGCACAGCAGCGTCTCTGGGATATGGTGACGATCGCACCACGCGTCCTGCATGTCTCTCCGGAAAACACCTACCTGAAGCGCAGAAAACGCGCCAAGGGTGGCTCACAGTATGTGGATCAGGCAAAGAAGACGCCACAGCGCATCTATTACAGCCGGAAGAAGGGCATTTTGCTCCCCGAAGGCTCCCACTTGATCGATGAAGGAGGGCTCACCTTCGAGGTCAACTTCACCAACCACCTCGACTGCGGCATCTTTTTGGACCACCGCGATACCCGAGCGATGATCAGAGAGATGGCAAAGAAGACGAAGGGCTCAAAGCGCTTCCTGAACCTCTTTGCCTACACCGGTACCGCAACCTGCTACGCCGCAGACGGCGACATGCACCACACCACCTCGGTGGATATGTCAAAACCCTCGCTTGCTTGGGCCAAGCGGAACATGGAGCGCAACGGGTTCACCGGACCCGATCACCAATATATTCAGGCAGACATCTTACAGTGGATCCATGAGCAGCGCCGCACTAAAAACCGCTGGGATCTGATCTTCGCGGATGTCCCGACCTTCTCAAACTCCTCCCGGATGCACCACAGCTGGGATGTGCAGCGCGACCACGCGGAATTCCTGATCACCCTCTCCCGCCTGCTCACGCATGACGGAATCTGCGTCTTCTCCTGCAACCTCAGGAGCTTCAAGCCGAATGTCGCCGCGCTTGAGAAGGCGGATGTCTCAATTCACGATATAACCCCGGACACGATCCCCGACGATTTTGCCCGCAACCCCAGGATCCACCACTGCTACTTGGTCCGCCATATCAAGCGCTAA